CGTTCATCAAGAGATGAGGCTTATCAAGCGCCCTTTCCTTTATCTCATCATCGACGCCATAAAAACTGCACGTAAGTTCCCATGTGCCCCAGGACTTAAAATAGAAGGGCACTCCGAACTGTCTGCATTTATCTCGGACGGGCATCACCCACCAAGGCCATAAAGGTCTGGCCTGTTTCCCCGTCTCCCCGCCGACGATGACCTGATTCAATTTCGACAACCATTCGTCTTCCAGAATAACCGGCCCCAAGCATGGTTCAATCGACAACCATGTTTTCCAGCCCTTATCGGCAAACTTCATCAAATGGGGAATCCGTGCATCCGCCGTCGCCTGGTCGGAGACGGAGGTGCCAAGGTAGAAATTAGGAAAGGGTCTAATATCCTCAATGCTGTCCCTTAAATATTCCGGCCATTTAGTCAG
This genomic stretch from Patescibacteria group bacterium harbors:
- a CDS encoding DUF5131 family protein, which codes for MKSGKYWDAAINPIVHLNCTCEVRDCWAKNILKRFHPYLKPGEVIIKDVNIPLRGKPKVYALNWLADIAHPSVNPSDVQEAISFLGVPYREYPHIFLVLTKWPEYLRDSIEDIRPFPNFYLGTSVSDQATADARIPHLMKFADKGWKTWLSIEPCLGPVILEDEWLSKLNQVIVGGETGKQARPLWPWWVMPVRDKCRQFGVPFYFKSWGTWELTCSFYGVDDEIKERALDKPHLLMNEGKIWRIEDGQPPTWTVIYNRATDRIFDDHEYNELAWRKA